The following proteins are encoded in a genomic region of Larus michahellis chromosome W unlocalized genomic scaffold, bLarMic1.1 SUPER_W_unloc_1, whole genome shotgun sequence:
- the LOC141736636 gene encoding olfactory receptor 5B21-like — translation MTDSPIRAEALPDLLLTNKDELIRDVKTGGSLDYSDQTLVEFTVLRDMGLVKSRVRTLNFKTADGTPWETALRDKGRGLEVTRSGQILSPNPRWDDGRTQEKQLEVLRIIFAKIVTEEAPLLLSFGGRIPMEVSTMLECLTQEHSHQGRDLPSKRTGAGLEMAAWVNWESRSSDGFVVMQQDQDQDRSTDEQIRIRFNEEIKEKHHSMDGGQWVNGTPPVEFLLLGMSDDPSLQTLPFILSLVIYTVTVFGNILIVVLVMADQHLRTPMYFFLDNLSSLEICYSSTILSRLLASFLTGDKTISAHGCMAQFYFFSSSAGTECYLLAAMPYDRYLAICQPLLYASHMTWKVSLQLAAASWLGGLLLFAVLIFLLFQLKFYSPKAIDHFCDFTLLMELSCSDTNVLTGAALIFVFLDAVFPFLFTLASYVFIIAAILRIPSHQGRQKAFSTCSSHLTVVTLFYGTLIIVYMLPRTTPPRQLNKVFSFFYTVLTPLINALISSLRNREVREALWKVLRKAKACTQNSWREGDSRNKPLASLSQGQVLNTGRTSRSVCHCAYLKLAQG, via the exons ATGACAGACAGTCCCATCAGAGCAGAAGCATTACCGGACCTGTTGCTTACCAACAAAGATGAACTAATTAGAGATGTCAAGACTGGTGGCAGCCTGGACTACAGTGATCAAACCCTGGTGGAATTCACAGTCTTGAGGGATATGGGCTTGGTGAAGAGCagagtcaggaccctgaattttaagaCAGCagatgggaccccctgggaaactgccctcagggacaaaggAA GAGGTTTGGAAGTCACTCGTTCAGGCCAAATCCTCAGTCCAAATCCAAGATGGGACGATGGGCGAACCCAAGAAAAGCAACTTGAGGTGCTGAGGATCATCTTTGCAAAGATAGTTACAGAAGAAGCACCTCTTCTCCTCAGCTTTGGTGGAAGGATCCCCATGGAGGTGTCAACCATGCTCGAGTGCCTTA CACAGGAGCACAGCCACCAGGGCAGGGATCTACCTAGCAAGAGGACTGGGGCAGGCCTGGAGATGGCGGCCTGGGTCAACTGGGAGTCCAGATCATCAGATGGCTTTGTGGTGATGCAGCAGGATCAAGATCAAGACAGGAGCACAGATGAGCAAATCAGGATTAGATTCAATGAGG aaataaaagagaaacaccaCAGCATGGATGGAGGGCAGTGGGTCAATGGGACACCACCAGTGGAGTTCCTGCTGCTGGGAATGAGTGATGATCCCTCTCTCCAGACACTGCCCTTCATCCTTTCACTTGTCATCTACACTGTGACTGTCTTTGGGAACATCCTCATTGTTGTGCTGGTGATGGCAGATCAGCATCTGcgcacccccatgtacttcttcctggACAATCTGTCCTCCTTGGAGATCTGCTACAGCTCCACCATCTTGTCCCGGCTGCTGGCCAGCTTCCTGACTGGGGACAAGACCATCTCTGCTCATGGCTGTATGGCtcagttctactttttttccagttctgctggtACTGAGTGTTACCTGCTGGCAGCCATGCCCTATGATCGGTACTTGGCCATCTGCCAGCCCTTACTCTATGCAAGCCACATGACCTGGAAGGTGAGTCTCCAGTTGGCAGCTGCGTCTTGGCTGGGGGGATTGCTGCTGTTTGCAGTACTCATCTTCCTCTTATTTCAGTTGAAGTTCTACAGCCCCAAGGCAATTGACCACTTCTGTGATTTTACTCTGTTgatggagctctcctgcagtgacaccaacGTGCTTACAGGGGCCGCTTTAATCTTTGTCTTCTTGGATGCAGTattcccttttctgttcacactGGCCTCCTATGTGTTTATCATAGCTGCCATCCTGAGGATCCCGTCCCATCAGGGCAGGCAAAAAGCCTTCTCCACCTGTTCCTCTCACCTTACTGTCGTCACTCTCTTCTATGGCACTCTTATCATTGTCTACATGCTGCCCAGGACAACTCCACCGAGGCAGCTCAACAAAGTATTCTCCTTTTTCTACACTGTCCTCACCCCCCTGATTAATGCCCTCATCTCCAGTTTGAGGAACAGGGAGGTCAGGGAGGCCCTCTGGAAGGTGCTCAGGAAAGCAAAGGCCTGCACCCAGAACTCCTGGCGTGAGGGTGACAGTAGGAACAAACCACTTGCAAGTCTTTCACAAGGGCAAGTGCTGAATACTGGGCGCACCTCCAGAAGTGTGTGCCACTGCGCCTACTTGAAACTAGCGCAGGGGTGA